A window from Calliopsis andreniformis isolate RMS-2024a chromosome 5, iyCalAndr_principal, whole genome shotgun sequence encodes these proteins:
- the Or63 gene encoding odorant receptor 63 yields MDAFIMDLSSIISLSKLIILRINWKHTYSLINSIVKDWSTVRDSRHRRIMIEYWQRGRIVSLMMLYLGYASGISFIVKALPLHALLPFQVNYSVENFNKSFHVDYFLATYCVFGTLPLMQHIGILALQAAHIMVNAVAHCGNDGFFFSLTMHLCGQFEVLKMNLAELEIEKIAHRKKIGFLVKRHCHLVLLANDLEQSFNIVMLVQLLMSALLLCVQGFMVIVFLHKNDKVNALKSGVIILTLLVQLYVYTYAGQALESRTEEIAYAAYDSSWYRFRGNVARDLLLIIHRGNSPYRVSAGKFVSMNLDTFKEILKASASYLSVLQVMMDV; encoded by the exons ATGGACGCCTTCATCATGGATCTGTCGTCTATCATTAGCCTGTCGAAGCTCATTATCCTGCGCATAAACTGGAAACACACATACAGTCTGATAAACTCGATCGTGAAAGACTGGTCGACGGTCAGAGATTCTCGTCATCGACGTATTATGATAGAGTACTGGCAAAGAGGAAGAATAGTTTCCTTGATGATGCTGTACCTGGGATATGCCTCTGGAATCTCCTTCATTGTCAAGGCTTTACCCCTGCATGCTCTGCTACCGTTCCAGGTCAACTATTCAGTAGA AAACTTCAACAAAAGCTTTCACGTGGATTACTTTTTGGCAACTTACTGCGTTTTCGGGACTCTGCCTTTGATGCAGCATATCGGTATCCTTGCGTTGCAAGCAGCGCATATTATGGTCAATGCAGTCGCCCACTGTGGAAATGATGGGTTCTTCTTTAGTTTGACGATGCATCTTTGCGGCCAGTTCGAAGTTCTTAAAATGAATCTGGCTGAGCTGGAGATCGAGAAGATCGCTCATCGCAAGAAAATTGGTTTTCTTGTAAAGAGACATTGTCATCTTGTATTGTTAGCGAATGACCTTGAACAGAGTTTCAACATAGTTATGCTGGTACAATTACTAATGAGTGCATTACTACTTTGCGTACAAG GTTTCATGGTGATAGTCTTTCTGCATAAAAACGACAAGGTTAACGCGCTAAAAAGCGGAGTCATCATTCTAACATTGCTCGTGCAGCTGTATGTTTACACCTACGCTGGTCAGGCTCTTGAATCACGAACTGAGGAGATCGCGTACGCCGCCTACGATTCATCTTGGTATCGTTTTCGAGGAAACGTAGCAAGAGATCTCCTTTTGATAATACATCGTGGGAATTCGCCGTATCGCGTATCAGCAGGGAAATTTGTGTCAATGAACTTGGACACTTTCAAGGAGATACTAAAAGCATCTGCGTCCTACCTGTCCGTACTTCAAGTAATGATGGATGTGTAA
- the LOC143179979 gene encoding uncharacterized protein LOC143179979 codes for MQLPRTCVLLVLFSLANCKVEEDEDTSTVFLEAAKSFFTNKDSINGLQGLASAFVQSNMGRQGSEMFDGKSNLDGVGEIVSSIGSLLGSNQNGQGVDFSMIGSVLDGVMNSNNKHTKRSTETNRKQQAGINLESIVSMGSMLFGQGGNSDFLMGLVPMVLQQLGGGSNEVDGEPRKLYDHSDHSWYMPPILENIHVMWDHFSNSELGQTLWNNSGLAQFVSQMSDSSGNIQYERLLDSFENPMLRRRWIRALTNYVGEWISHLSDPQIQQRYLNTAQFVGNSFLKSQGFPKSAMFDAMRPVDSLSRVVDAVTRRHLGMHFDSSQYIRPAMAYIQELISLASEKGFIMSRINAREISNRLSDVINNDIVDPLLKSYRAYKWAIKRPQCASQILCTINENNEHDTNQSPLRSGLLKLTSYPAAWSVSNKLGTSFWTLYGAITEHDRCIQKYPADCTEFHEEEIRVTTESIHNEL; via the exons ATGCAGTTGCCGAGGACATGTGTCTTGCTGGTCCTATTCAGCCTGGCCAATTGTAAAGTAGAAGAAGACGAAGATACATCAACGGTCTTCCTAGAAGCAGCGAAGTCGTTTTTTACGAATAAAGACAGTATTAATGGACTTCAGGGCTTGGCCAGCGCGTTTGTACAGTCGAACATGGGAAGACAG GGGTCCGAAATGTTCGATGGAAAGTCGAATCTAGATGGCGTCGGAGAGATCGTGTCGAGTATTGGATCCTTGCTCGGGAGCAACCAGAACGGCCAGGGTGTCGATTTCTCAATGATAGGATCGGTCCTGGATGGCGTGATGAATTCGAATAACAAGCACACAAAAAGAAGCACTGAAACAAACCGGAAGCAGCAGGCAGGTATAAATTTGGAGAGTATAGTGAGCATGGGAAGCATGCTTTTCGGGCAAGGTGGAAATTCCGACTTCTTGATGGGTCTCGTGCCGATGGTGCTACAGCAACTTGGAGGTGGCAGTAACGAAGTCGACGGTGAGCCCAGGAAATTGTACGATCATTCGGATCATTCCTGGTACATGCCACCTATCTTGGAAAATATACATGTAATGTGGGACCACTTCAGCAATTCGGAATTAGGGCAAACTTTGTGGAACAATAGCGGGCTGGCACAGTTTGTCAGTCAAATGTCGGATTCAAGCGGAAATATCCAATATGAGCGACTTTTGGACAGCTTCGAGAATCCCATGCTGCGACGCAGATGGATCAGAGCATTAACGAATTATGTCGGAGAGTGGATCTCCCACCTATCTGATCCACAGATTCAACAACGTTACTTGAATACAGCGCAGTTCGTCGGGAACAGCTTCTTGAAATCACAGGGCTTCCCAAAATCAGCTATGTTTGATGCGATGAGACCAGTGGACAGTCTTTCTAG AGTGGTAGATGCAGTAACGAGGAGGCATTTAGGCATGCACTTCGACAGCTCGCAGTACATCAGACCTGCAATGGCTTATATTCAAGAATTAATTAGCTTAGCTTCAGAAAAAGGTTTCATAATGTCTAGAATAAACGCCAGAGAAATCAGCAACAGGCTCAGTGATGTAATCAATAACGATATCGTCGATCCCCTGTTAAAG TCTTATCGAGCATATAAATGGGCGATAAAAAGGCCCCAGTGCGCCAGTCAGATTTTGTGCACCATAAATGAAAATAACGAACACGACACGAATCAATCGCCTCTGCGCAGCGGATTGCTTAAGCTGACGAGCTACCCTGCTGCTTGGTCTGTTAGCAACAAGCTGGGGACAAGTTTCTGGACTCTTTATGGAGCCATTACGGAACACGACAGATGCATC CAAAAATACCCAGCCGACTGTACAGAGTTTCACGAAGAAGAAATCCGGGTTACTACAGAGAGCATTCACAATGAACTTTAA
- the LOC143179981 gene encoding ADP-ribosylation factor-like protein 3, with protein sequence MGLLSILRKLRSNPDKELRLLLLGLDNAGKTTILKSLASEDITQVTPTQGFNIKSVQSEGFKLNVWDIGGARKIRPYWRNYFENTDVLIYVVDSADIKRLEETGQELSELLLEEKLRGVPLLVYANKQDLGQAVTAAEIAEGLGLHNIKDRDWQIQSCIATEGKGVKEGLEWACKNIKRK encoded by the exons Atg GGACTATTATCAATTTTGAGAAAATTGCGCTCGAATCCAGACAAAGAACTACGCTTGCTTCTTCTGGGACTTGACAACGCCGGAAAGACTACAATTTTAAAATCCTTAGCCAGTGAAGACATTACCCAG GTGACACCGACTCAAGGATTTAATATAAAAAGCGTTCAAAGCGAGGGTTTCAAACTGAACGTTTGGGACATAGGTGGTGCTCGAAAGATACGGCCTTACTGGCGGAATTATTTCGAAAACACAGACGTTCTT ATATACGTTGTGGACAGCGCGGATATAAAGAGACTGGAAGAAACAGGCCAAGAATTATCAGAACTCTTGTTAGAGGAGAAATTACGAGGAGTTCCATTACTGGTATACGCAAACAAACAGGATCTTGGACAAGCTGTAACTGCAGCTGAAATCGCAGAAGGTCTCGGTTTGCACAACATCAAAGATCGCGACTGGCAGATACAATCATGTATTGCTACTGAAGGAAaaggcgtgaag GAGGGTCTAGAATGGGCATGCAAAAACATTAAAAGGAAGTAA
- the LOC143179980 gene encoding RCC1 domain-containing protein 1, with amino-acid sequence MKLYYAGFNATTLFSDSGDPVYAVESFTEVPFPGITDLHIGWSYFLLWKGKELYICRKNEESSVHVDSLMQLIEIPEMPLDSCKQAATGKDNIIVLSKDNEIWRYKIYENSWKKAFNFIPSNDNSENEYPIKILQEGCAVVLTNLGRVFNIPTLVQMSKRTKFIDIACGFDHTILLAENGDIYSMGMGTRGQLGHNDLEDCDTPKLVEALAGIKVVQISAGGWHSAVVTDQGDVYTWGWNTNGELGLVDKDSKVMALPSLVDFTDDRNENVEIFVKKVECGNTFTICMTDDGTLWGCGSNKYGQLGQPREALLSSPKFIKLQLSINSRSITNFKCCAWGTTLMTT; translated from the exons ATGAAGCTTTATTACGCTGGTTTCAATGCTACTACATTATTCTCTGATAGCGGAGACCCTGTTTATGCTGTAGAATCTTTCACTGAAGTTCCATTTCCTGGAATTACTGATCTTCATATAGGTTGGAGTTACTTTCTTCTTTGGAAGGGAAAGGAATTATATATTTGTAGAAAGAATGAAGAAAGTAGCGTACATGTAGATTCTCTTATGCAATTAATAGAGATACCAGAAATGCCACTAGACAG TTGTAAACAAGCTGCAACTGGTAAAGACAATATAATAGTCTTATCAAAAGACAATGAAATCTGGCGATATAAGATCTATGAGAATTCTTGGAAGAAAGCATTCAACTTCATTCCTAGTAATGACAATTCAGAAAATGAATATCCTATTAAAATACTACAAGAAGGTTGTGCTGTAGTTCTTACAAATTTAG GTCGTGTCTTTAATATTCCTACATTGGTTCAGATGTCAAAGAGAACAAAATTCATAGACATTGCTTGTGGCTTTGATCATACAATTTTATTAGCGGAAAATGGCGACATTTATTCGATGGGAATGGGGAC GCGAGGTCAGCTAGGACACAATGATTTAGAAGATTGCGACACTCCGAAACTTGTTGAAGCACTAGCTGGTATTAAAGTTGTTCAAATTTCGGCTGGAGGTTGGCATAGCGCGGTAGTAACGGATCAG GGTGATGTATATACGTGGGGATGGAATACAAATGGAGAGTTGGGGCTAGTTGACAAAGACAGCAAAGTAATGGCTCTGCCCAGTTTGGTAGATTTTACGGATGATCGAAACGAAAACGTAGAAATATTTGTGAAGAAAGTAGAATGTGGAAATACTTTCACGATCTGCATGACAG ATGACGGGACACTTTGGGGTTGCGGATCTAACAAGTATGGCCAATTAGGACAACCCCGAGAGGCTCTCCTGTCCTCTCCTAAATTCATCAAACTCCAACTTTCCATAAACTCCAGGAGcattacaaattttaaatgttGTGCATGGGGCACAACACTTATGACAACCTGA
- the LOC143179982 gene encoding uncharacterized protein LOC143179982: MASYWFLDTIALHVLRYQKDLDEFYLTVLISWLIGEMTLIRDRKHSREKFFEEMEEIFCMSVTKVSEENRLPYWDEIVHDSGSEASDEEEEELTALPASIENTASTIPITNVEFSSSRDPFIMLDLIIEATYNMYANELRYYLIYAIFVESLEIKTYDIHFALRMPRPVKLASPKTAPFTIVLRNNLNSGRKPKKPKAADKGTVPVTPPPSLNDEEMLVHKRQFIMPLIEANEALEMLEPQTEET, from the exons ATGGCGTCCTATTGGTTTCTGGACACGATTGCACTTCATGTTCTGCGATATCAAAAGGACCTCGATGAATTTTATTTGACTGTGTTAATTAGCTGGTTGATAGGTGAAATGACACTGATTCGAG ACAGAAAGCATTCTCGAGAAAAGTTCTTCGAAGAGATGGAAGAGATTTTTTGTATGAGTGTTACCAAGGTATCTGAAGAGAATCGACTCCCGTATTGGGACGAAATTGTACATGATAGCGGTTCGGAAGCCTCGgatgaagaagaggaagaact CACAGCTTTACCAGCAAGTATCGAAAATACAGCCTCGACTATACCAATAACAAATGTAGAATTCTCAAGCAGTAGAGACCCATTTATCATGTTGGACCTCATCATTGAAGCTACTTACAACAT GTATGCCAACGAATTACGATACTACCTCATTTATGCGATTTTCGTTGAATCATTAGAAATTAAAACATATGATATACATTTTGCTCTTCGAATGCCACGGCCAGTGAAGTTAGCGTCTCCCAAGACAGCCCCTTTCACCATAGTGCTCCGAAACAATCTGAACAGTGGAAGAAAACCGAAGAAACCGAAGGCGGCAG ATAAAGGGACTGTACCTGTGACTCCTCCGCCTTCCCTGAACGACGAGGAGATGCTAGTACATAAACGCCAATTTATTATGCCTCTGATAGAAGCAAACGAGGCATTAGAAATGCTTGAACCGCAAACAGAAGAAACGTGA